The Candidatus Poribacteria bacterium nucleotide sequence TCGTGGAGATTATGGACGTTAACATATTTGGCAGGGTCGGTAGCATCAATCTTCGTTCAACAGTCATTATCGCACTTGATGAGAAGGAGATTATTGTCCCCAATTCTCAGTTAATTACGGAATCCGTTCATAATCTCACACACGATAACCTTTGGTTCCGACTTCGTATTCAGGTAGGCGTATCGTACAGTTCAGACGTAGAAACCGTCAAGAAAGCACTCCTCGAAGTAGCACACGCGCATCCAGACATAATTAAGGAGCCCAATCCTGAGATACCCAATATTACTGCACCTTTCATCCGTTTTACTGATTTCGGGAACTCATCCTTAAATTTTGAATTGTTGGCGTGGATTCCGGATTGTTTTCAACGTTTTGATATCGCGAGCGATCTCCATTTTATGATTTGGGAAAAATTTAAAGAATACAATATAAAAATTCCCTTCCCGCAACGAGATGTCCATTTTTATCCAACGGACACCGAGCGGCAATCAGGAGGATAACCGTCAGCAGTCAGCTATCAGAAAATTATCAAGTGTACTAAAGTTAGGAAGTTGGTAAGTTACAACTGCACAACTTCGCAATTTCTAATGGTTTCCGATATTCACTTCTCTGAAAACTGAAAACTGGTGACTGACAACTCTTTAATTAGGTGTGTCGAATTACATCGCCTTTGACGAGGTAATAAACCTCTTCGCTGATGTTTGCCGCGAGGTCACCTATCCGTTCCAAGTGTCGGAAAAGGAGTAGGAGGCTGATGCCGGGTTGGATGAGTTTGGGGTGTTCGCTTAAAATCGTCAGGAGTTCGTGGAGCATCTTTTCATAAATCGCGTCTACCTCATTGTCCCGTTCTCGGATTTCTAAGGCATGTTCAGCATTCCGATTAACGAAGGCATCTATAGCCTCTTTCACCATTCCTTGAATCACTTGTGCGACATAGGGTAAATCTACGAACGGTTTAACCGGCGGATGTTCCGACAACTCAATACTCCGTTTGGCGATTGCAACGCTTTTATCTCCGATCCGTTCAATGTTGTGGTTAACCTTCATCGCTGTTGTGAGAAATCGGAGTTCTATTGCCACGGGTTGGTGGAGTGCGATCAGTTGGATGCATAAGGATTCGATCTCGTTTTCAAACAGATCAATCTTATCGTCTGTAGCAACGACGAGCTGTGCTAACGCGCTATCTCGTGTTAAGACGGATTCAATAGCTTGCCGCAGCATCTGTTCCGCAAGCCCCGCCATTTCCAATATTTTGTGCTGAAGTCCCTTGATTTCGTGTTCTAACATGTTTTTTGATGGATTGTCAGTTGCCAGTTCGGAAATCTGCCAGACAGATTTCCTTTCGGTTATCAGTTAAGAGCGGAGGTTTGTTAAATCAGAGTATGCCTCTTTAACCGACAAATATTCGGCTGTTGGTTTCCCATGCCTGTCTCAACCTAATCTTCCTGTCACATATTGTTCTGTTCTTGTGTCTTGTGGATTTGTGAAAATCTTTTCCGTTGTTCCGAATTCGATCAATTCGCCGCAGTAGAGAAATCCCGCGACATCGGAGACACGAGCGGCCTGCCTCCTTTTATTCGTGACGAAGATAAGCGTGCAATCGCTTGTGAGATCTCGGATGAGTGTCTCGATTTTAACGGTTTCAATCGGATCCAGTTCGCCACACGGCTCATCGAATATCAGGATTTCCGGTTCAATAGCCAAGGCACGCGCGATACAGAGGAGTTGTTGCTGTCCTATAGAGAGGTGTTCAGGGGTTCCGTGCAAAATAGGTTCTACTTCATTCCAGAGTCCAGATCTTTGCAGACTTTTCTGAACGATATTATCCAGTTGTGAGGATTCGCTTATGCCTGATATCCGCGCCCCGTATGCTACATTCTCATAGATAGAACAATGAAATAATTCAGGTTTTCGGAACACCATTCCAATCTTTTTCCGAATGGCGGTGACATCTGTCTTTTTCGCATACATGTTACTGCCCTTAAAAAGGATTTCGCCGCTGAACCTGAAATTCGGTGTAAAGTCATTTAAACGATTGAAGCACCGGACGAGCGCGCTTTTACCACAATTAGCAGGACCGATGAGGGCTGTTACCTGTCTCGGTTGTACCTCAAATGAGAGGGAGTTCAGAATCTGATTGTTGCCATACCATACACTTAGGTTATGAATGCTTAGGATGGGTTCTTTATCTTCGGTTTGCATCGCTGGTATCGCGAGAAATTTAGTCGGAGGTCACGCGATCACAATCATCGTGATGGCGTATCTCCGCAGATTCGCGCCTCCGTTTATTCGTGAAAGTTAATCGTGTCGTGCCGTAGCAGTAGGAGGGGTTTCCAACCCCGATTCCTTTAGGAAACTGGAAATAGTACTCAATAGCAGTGCCCCGACTAAGAATAGCATGAATCTGTCCGGTATTCCTCTGCTCCCGGTTGTATTGCCCGGTATATGAATACCGATAAGTAATGCGGCTGCGGCGAGTGCCCGAGACATTGCACGGCATCCGCCTGCGAGCACCCTTGGAAAGGCAAGTGGTACAACCTGTTTTGCTAATACTTG carries:
- the phoU gene encoding phosphate signaling complex protein PhoU — protein: MLEHEIKGLQHKILEMAGLAEQMLRQAIESVLTRDSALAQLVVATDDKIDLFENEIESLCIQLIALHQPVAIELRFLTTAMKVNHNIERIGDKSVAIAKRSIELSEHPPVKPFVDLPYVAQVIQGMVKEAIDAFVNRNAEHALEIRERDNEVDAIYEKMLHELLTILSEHPKLIQPGISLLLLFRHLERIGDLAANISEEVYYLVKGDVIRHT
- a CDS encoding phosphate ABC transporter ATP-binding protein, with amino-acid sequence MQTEDKEPILSIHNLSVWYGNNQILNSLSFEVQPRQVTALIGPANCGKSALVRCFNRLNDFTPNFRFSGEILFKGSNMYAKKTDVTAIRKKIGMVFRKPELFHCSIYENVAYGARISGISESSQLDNIVQKSLQRSGLWNEVEPILHGTPEHLSIGQQQLLCIARALAIEPEILIFDEPCGELDPIETVKIETLIRDLTSDCTLIFVTNKRRQAARVSDVAGFLYCGELIEFGTTEKIFTNPQDTRTEQYVTGRLG